A part of Mesoplodon densirostris isolate mMesDen1 chromosome 10, mMesDen1 primary haplotype, whole genome shotgun sequence genomic DNA contains:
- the KCTD20 gene encoding BTB/POZ domain-containing protein KCTD20 isoform X1 produces MNVHRGTESDRLLRQEASCLMDEASAAAQEKEANSPASSGLQNLAYPLGPRNDDLPLDSASQPANPQFPHMMPLPEDIKGSCFQSGTKRNHEPFIAPERFGNSTVGFGSNIHSQAPEKVTLLVDGTRFVVNPQIFTAHPDTMLGRMFGPGREYNFTRPNEKGEYEIAEGISATVFRTVLDYYKTGIINCPDGISIPDLRDTCDYLCINFDFNTIRCQDLSALLHELSNDGAHKQFDHYLEELILPIMVGCAKKGERECHIVVLTDEDSVDWDEDHPPPMGEEYSQILYSSKLYRFFKYIENRDVAKTVLKERGLKNIRIGIEGYPTCKEKIKRRPGGRSEVIYNYVQRPFIQMSWEKEEGKSRHVDFQCVRSKSLTNLVAAGEDVLEDQEILMHHPPQVDELDLLNAPLSQMASNDFQD; encoded by the exons ATGAATGTTCACCGTGGCACTGAGAGCGACAGGTTATTGCGGCAGGAGGCCAGCTGCCTGATGGATGAAGCCTCAGCTGCAGcccaagaaaaagaagcaaatagcCCGGCTTCTTCTGGTCTTCAAAATCTTGCTTATCCTCTAGGTCCCAGGAATGATG ACCTTCCACTTGACTCTGCCTCTCAGCCAGCAAATCCTCAGTTCCCTCACATGATGCCACTTCCTGAAGACATCAAAGGCTCTTGCTTCCAAAGTGGGACTAAACGGAACCATGAACCCTTCATCGCTCCAGAACGATTTGGAAACAGCACTGTGGGCTTTGGCAGTAACATTCATTCTCAGGCACCAGAGAAAGTGACACTTCTCGTAGATGGCACACGTTTTGTTGTCAATCCACAAATTTTCACTGCTCATCCGGATACCATGTTGGGAAG GATGTTTGGACCAGGAAGAGAGTACAACTTCACACGGCCCAATGAGAAGGGCGAGTATGAGATTGCCGAAGGAATCAGTGCAACTGTATTTCGAACGGTGCTG GATTATTACAAAACTGGTATCATCAATTGTCCTGATGGCATCTCTATCCCAGACCTTAGAGATACTTGCGATTATCTCTGTATTAACTTTGACTTCAACACTATCCGATGTCAAGATCTGA GTGCTTTACTGCATGAACTGTCTAATGACGGTGCTCACAAGCAGTTTGATCACTACCTCGAAGAGCTGATCCTGCCCATCATGGTGGGCTGTGCCAAGAAAGGGGAGCGAGAATGCCACATTGTCGTGCTGACGGATGAGGATTCTGTGGACTGGGATGAAGACCACCCCCCACCCATGGGGGAGGAGTATTCCCAAA ttcttTATAGCTCTAAGCTCTAtagatttttcaaatatattgagAATCGGGATGTCGCTAAAACAGTGTTAAAGGAACGGGGCCTGAAAAACATTCGCATTGGAATTGAAG GTTATCCTACctgtaaagaaaaaattaagaggaGACCTGGTGGCCGGTCTGAAGTGATCTATAATTACGTGCAGCGCCCCTTTATCCAGATGTCatgggaaaaagaagaaggaaagagtcGTCATGTGGATTTCCAGTGTGTTCGAAGCAAATCCCTCACTAATCTGGTAGCTGCTGGAGAAGATGTCTTGGAGGACCAAGAGATACTAATGCACCACCCGCCCCAAGTGGATGAACTTGACCTGCTAAATGCCCCACTTTCTCAGATGGCTTCTAACGACTTTCAGGATTAG
- the KCTD20 gene encoding BTB/POZ domain-containing protein KCTD20 isoform X2, which produces MNVHRGTESDRLLRQEASCLMDEASAAAQEKEANSPASSGLQNLAYPLGPRNDDLPLDSASQPANPQFPHMMPLPEDIKGSCFQSGTKRNHEPFIAPERFGNSTVGFGSNIHSQAPEKVTLLVDGTRFVVNPQIFTAHPDTMLGRMFGPGREYNFTRPNEKGEYEIAEGISATVFRTVLDYYKTGIINCPDGISIPDLRDTCDYLCINFDFNTIRCQDLSALLHELSNDGAHKQFDHYLEELILPIMVGCAKKGERECHIVVLTDEDSVDWDEDHPPPMGEEYSQSYPTCKEKIKRRPGGRSEVIYNYVQRPFIQMSWEKEEGKSRHVDFQCVRSKSLTNLVAAGEDVLEDQEILMHHPPQVDELDLLNAPLSQMASNDFQD; this is translated from the exons ATGAATGTTCACCGTGGCACTGAGAGCGACAGGTTATTGCGGCAGGAGGCCAGCTGCCTGATGGATGAAGCCTCAGCTGCAGcccaagaaaaagaagcaaatagcCCGGCTTCTTCTGGTCTTCAAAATCTTGCTTATCCTCTAGGTCCCAGGAATGATG ACCTTCCACTTGACTCTGCCTCTCAGCCAGCAAATCCTCAGTTCCCTCACATGATGCCACTTCCTGAAGACATCAAAGGCTCTTGCTTCCAAAGTGGGACTAAACGGAACCATGAACCCTTCATCGCTCCAGAACGATTTGGAAACAGCACTGTGGGCTTTGGCAGTAACATTCATTCTCAGGCACCAGAGAAAGTGACACTTCTCGTAGATGGCACACGTTTTGTTGTCAATCCACAAATTTTCACTGCTCATCCGGATACCATGTTGGGAAG GATGTTTGGACCAGGAAGAGAGTACAACTTCACACGGCCCAATGAGAAGGGCGAGTATGAGATTGCCGAAGGAATCAGTGCAACTGTATTTCGAACGGTGCTG GATTATTACAAAACTGGTATCATCAATTGTCCTGATGGCATCTCTATCCCAGACCTTAGAGATACTTGCGATTATCTCTGTATTAACTTTGACTTCAACACTATCCGATGTCAAGATCTGA GTGCTTTACTGCATGAACTGTCTAATGACGGTGCTCACAAGCAGTTTGATCACTACCTCGAAGAGCTGATCCTGCCCATCATGGTGGGCTGTGCCAAGAAAGGGGAGCGAGAATGCCACATTGTCGTGCTGACGGATGAGGATTCTGTGGACTGGGATGAAGACCACCCCCCACCCATGGGGGAGGAGTATTCCCAAA GTTATCCTACctgtaaagaaaaaattaagaggaGACCTGGTGGCCGGTCTGAAGTGATCTATAATTACGTGCAGCGCCCCTTTATCCAGATGTCatgggaaaaagaagaaggaaagagtcGTCATGTGGATTTCCAGTGTGTTCGAAGCAAATCCCTCACTAATCTGGTAGCTGCTGGAGAAGATGTCTTGGAGGACCAAGAGATACTAATGCACCACCCGCCCCAAGTGGATGAACTTGACCTGCTAAATGCCCCACTTTCTCAGATGGCTTCTAACGACTTTCAGGATTAG